Genomic DNA from Peribacillus simplex:
ATTATTCTCCATAACGGCCTCCTGATGTTTGAATTGTATCTAATCTAGTATTTTCAATAGTCTCTCTTAAACATTCTGTCATTTTTGCTTTTTTATTATTCATTTTTTTGGTACAATGAGTGATGACGAGATGAATTTATTCCCGAAATTATAATTCCTTTTCGATTCTCAATCTGAAGTATTGCATATTTATGAGCAGTCTGATAGAATATCACTTGTGCTATTTGATATGGATTTGAAAAGTCGAGTTCATATAATCTCGATTTCTTTGTAGGAGGTGAACGGAATGCCAAACATTAAATCTGCTATTAAACGTGTAAAAATTAACGACAAAAAACGCGTTCATAACATTACTGTTAGATCAACTATGCGTACTACAGTGAAAAACGCTGAGGTTGCATTAGCTGGTGAAAACGTTGAAGCTGCTAAAGAAGCTCTTTTAACAGCTGCTGTGAAATTAGACAAAGCTGCATCTAAAGGATTAATCCATAAAAATGCGGCAGCCCGTAAAAAATCTCGTTTAGCGAAAAGACTTAACGCTCTTAACGCATAATGACAAAAAATAAACGATCCAACCGGATCGTTTTTTTTGTGCCGTTTTATGCATAAAAAAGGTGACAGGATATCTGCCACCTTTTTTATCATCTAATTTTTAGAAGCAGCAGCTCAAGCGTGATTGCCTTATCTGCTTGGCCGGTCTTCATTTTATAATCCGCTTCCGCCAAGTCGTCCATGATGCTCAACAGTTCGCGTTCCTGGAATTTCCCCGTCTTTTCAAGTGCCAGCTTTACCCGGTAAGGGTGCACCTTCAGTTGACCCGCAATCTTTTGCTGGCTATAGCCCTGACGGGAAAGCTCCTTCACTTGATACATGAGCCTGACCTGACCTGCAATGACACTCAAGATCTTGATGGGCTCTTCATTCTGCCTGAGAAGATCGTGCAGTATCGTCATGGCACTCTCCATCTTTCGCTGTAACACATGATCAACAAGCGTGAAGATATTCTGTTCAAGGGATTTAGCGACCAGCTTTTCCACTATCTCGACCGTAATGTGTTTATCAGCTTCAGCATAAAGCACCATTTTATCCAGTTCATTCGTCAGCATCATCAGATTCGTTCCTGCAAGTTCAAGTAAAAGCTCTGTTGCCTGCTCATCTATTTGGACTGAAGAAGCTTCGACCCTCTCCTTCACCCACCCCTTTAATTCATGATCACCAAGCTTCTTCGCTTCAACGAGAACTGCCTTACGCTTCAGTTCCTTGGTGATTTTTTTTCGTTCATCCAGTTTCTCATAAGGTGCGGTCAATACGACAATAGAATAAGGGACCGGGTCGGCCAGATACGCTTCCAGTCTTTTCACATTATGTTCAACTCTTGACTTTGTTTTTTCAGCTGTCAAAAAAAATGGGTTTTGCATGAAAACAAGGCGCCTTTCCCCGATGAACGGGAGGGTTTCGACATCCTCAAGCGCAGTTTCAACAGGCGTCTCTTCTAAATCGAATTGAGCAAAGTTAAAATCCATCTCATCTTCGTGAAGGACATTCTCGATCAATAGCTGCTTCGTTTCATTAATTAAATAGGCTTCTGTCCCATATAACAAGTATACTGGCGCGAATTGCCCTTTTTTTATACTTTTCCAAACGTCTAATACCAATAGAATCCGCCTCTTTACTATGTATTCTTCTCTAATGGTATAGGTGGATGGACCATTTGACAAGCTATAAAGGGAACTAGCCCTAAAAAGGGCTAGTTCCGGATCTATATGAACACTTTCAAGAAAGGCCCGGGTAAACTCCCTTGAAAGCGGGTAGAGTATTCATGTAGAACAAAAAATGAGCTTTTCTCTTTCGCTTACTTTGTTTGTACTTTTATTTTGACCTCAAAATCCCAAACTATTTGTGTCAACTCTTGTCAGTAAAGGAAATGAAGGAATGAAGCCTGTAGATTTTTTTTTGGTAATGTTTTATACTATTAGCAGAAATAGGAGGGGTAAATAATGAACGAATTCGAAAAGAATGTTCAGTCAAAAACAGATGACGTCGCTGATTCCGCTATAGGATTCATCGGTTCTTTTGTATTTTTCGCTGCCATGTTCACCATAGCGGTCGTCATTAAAGCTGTCGGATCCTGATTTCTTTAACTACATGCACTTATTTTTCCTGATGGAGGCTGCCGCTGCAGTCTCTTTCTTTTTGATTTTCTACATACTATGGGAGTGTCTTCCGAAAGGTTCCACTGCTTTTGTAATACTTGTAAATAATAGAACCATCCTCATCCGTCCTGAACACCTTTATGCCATTTTTCTCAAGATTCCCAATTACGTCTCCATGAGGGTGGCCGTAGCGATTATCTTTTCCAACTGAAATAAGCGCCGCTTTCGGCTGTATCTGTTCAAGGAAGGCCGCGGAAGAAGTAGTTTTACTGCCATGGTGTCCAACCTTCAAGATATCCGCCTGCAACTGCGGAAAGGTGCTCAATAGTTCCTTTTCCCCTTCTTCTCCCATATCACCGGTTAATAACCATGACAATCCCCCAAGCTCCGTGAATAGGACTATGGATGAATCATTCTTATTTTCTTTTTCCTCATATGGACTTAGCACAGCAAACGGCGCTCCGCCCGCCACCCAATGGTCCCCCCTTCTCAGGACATTCATTTTCATTTTTTTATCTCTTGCCATGGACACAAAATCCATATCCCTATATTGTTCTTCACTCCAGCCTCCAATGATGATCTCCCCAACTTTGAAATTTTCAATCAATTCTTTTGCACTCCCCATATGATCTGCATCCGGATGGGTTAAAATGAGTTTGTCCAATTGGTGGATCCCTTTACTTTTCAATAATGGAATAATGATATCATCCGCGGTGTTGAACTTCTTTCGCTTTTGTGCCCACGTTTCGATTGGAAATGTAATTTGCCCACCCGTATCGATCAAATAATTGCCGCGATTGAACGGCAGGATAATTAAAATGGAGTCACCTTGTCCAACGTCGATGATCTGTACTTCACCAAAAGGAGAGAACTTTTGTAAATTATATTGAAAAAGCAAAAGGACAATCATTATTCCGCACCAGATTTTACTTTTTTCAAAAGATACATCCCAAGTCAGGTATAGCCCTAAAAGGGAAATAACGAGTAATGCCATCATGATGAAGGGTGGTTTTCCGAAAGGGATGGAAGCCAGCGGCAAATCCGATGCTGCATCCGCGGCTTTATTGCAGAGTACGAATGTGAAATTCAATAACGATATGAGGGGTTGCCCCAAGGGAGGCAGCAATAAATGAATAAGGAGGGAAATCAGTGAAAGTGGCAGCAATATGATGGAATAAAGCGGAACATACAATACGTTTAGAAACACACCAAGAAAGGATACTTCAAAAAAGTGAAAAAGCAAAATCGGAAGGGCTGCCAATTGGCAGATGGAACTGATGATGAATAGCTGCGTTGTTTTCTTAGGATATTGCAGGAAAATGCTTGAAGACATGATAATGGAGAAAGTGACGGCGAATGAAAGCTGAAAACCTATATCATAGATCATATTAGGCCGAAAAAACAATAATGCCATATAGGTCGATCCGATTGCGGCACCCGCCGAGATCCGCTTCTTGAATAGCAGGATTAGAAAGAAAAGCATAGCCATTAAACAGG
This window encodes:
- the rpsT gene encoding 30S ribosomal protein S20 — encoded protein: MPNIKSAIKRVKINDKKRVHNITVRSTMRTTVKNAEVALAGENVEAAKEALLTAAVKLDKAASKGLIHKNAAARKKSRLAKRLNALNA
- the holA gene encoding DNA polymerase III subunit delta encodes the protein MVLDVWKSIKKGQFAPVYLLYGTEAYLINETKQLLIENVLHEDEMDFNFAQFDLEETPVETALEDVETLPFIGERRLVFMQNPFFLTAEKTKSRVEHNVKRLEAYLADPVPYSIVVLTAPYEKLDERKKITKELKRKAVLVEAKKLGDHELKGWVKERVEASSVQIDEQATELLLELAGTNLMMLTNELDKMVLYAEADKHITVEIVEKLVAKSLEQNIFTLVDHVLQRKMESAMTILHDLLRQNEEPIKILSVIAGQVRLMYQVKELSRQGYSQQKIAGQLKVHPYRVKLALEKTGKFQERELLSIMDDLAEADYKMKTGQADKAITLELLLLKIR
- a CDS encoding YqzM family protein, with the translated sequence MNEFEKNVQSKTDDVADSAIGFIGSFVFFAAMFTIAVVIKAVGS
- a CDS encoding DNA internalization-related competence protein ComEC/Rec2, translating into MARHLILLAVSATFGVTAHSFFNVRLLIIILIFLCFLYFSVGLSVKALSFHLVIMGIFLGAASFSDHRNKTAYHGTESRFIITFTDQPNIDGNSLKGFVRGEKGERLVLRYKITTELEQEMLSRFLRIGLSCPAEGTLHIPDENRNENSFDYQRYLFRQGIQWIFKANSISFEECKKAGNSIPVSIRNLRLKGITYIREHFPEESSGFVTALIFGDQSYIDEGHLTNYQRLGLVHLLAISGLHVSFLTGMLFYFGIRVGITRERMMVAILIFLPVYMLLSGASPSVVRSCLMAMLFFLILLFKKRISAGAAIGSTYMALLFFRPNMIYDIGFQLSFAVTFSIIMSSSIFLQYPKKTTQLFIISSICQLAALPILLFHFFEVSFLGVFLNVLYVPLYSIILLPLSLISLLIHLLLPPLGQPLISLLNFTFVLCNKAADAASDLPLASIPFGKPPFIMMALLVISLLGLYLTWDVSFEKSKIWCGIMIVLLLFQYNLQKFSPFGEVQIIDVGQGDSILIILPFNRGNYLIDTGGQITFPIETWAQKRKKFNTADDIIIPLLKSKGIHQLDKLILTHPDADHMGSAKELIENFKVGEIIIGGWSEEQYRDMDFVSMARDKKMKMNVLRRGDHWVAGGAPFAVLSPYEEKENKNDSSIVLFTELGGLSWLLTGDMGEEGEKELLSTFPQLQADILKVGHHGSKTTSSAAFLEQIQPKAALISVGKDNRYGHPHGDVIGNLEKNGIKVFRTDEDGSIIYKYYKSSGTFRKTLP